The following are from one region of the Prosthecobacter sp. genome:
- a CDS encoding condensation domain-containing protein: MSQDNRTRLKQRLESGEIRLKPLTLPQRELWETSPVPAGDVSNHICAFIQVRGLLTPQGCEAALQKVVDRQEVFRLSFLPGKDQPMQLIRKTGKVLLPFRDLTPSQQQPEALEELSQEIFSKPFDLVGGPLYRAEVLRRAADDHVLVVAIHHAIADGWTLGVFVQDLFAAYVQGLRGLHDALPPVPLSYSDWGATERAYWQPAELEPRATFWKSRLAATKPLWSPPTGPQVASGERRRWVAHIPADVGRAVRELARRNGATLFSTLLAAFQITLSKWTGSDDILVGTPVANRNKQAVRETMGYCAGIVPLRGQIDRTRSFSERLQEVQQATVESFANAMPFAELVRALGIATSPGHNPVFQVRFALQNHPVPDISVNGVSLQLRMRSTGTCRFDLACEITEEGDSLEMVWLFRRDLFPLDDIQNLNRLYLAVLTGVCRSPEILTAALMTTL, translated from the coding sequence ATGTCCCAAGACAACCGAACACGCCTGAAGCAACGGCTTGAGAGCGGGGAAATCCGCCTCAAACCGCTGACATTGCCCCAGCGGGAGCTATGGGAGACATCGCCCGTGCCAGCAGGGGATGTGTCGAACCACATCTGCGCCTTTATTCAGGTGCGGGGCCTGCTGACACCCCAGGGTTGCGAGGCGGCGCTACAGAAGGTGGTGGACCGGCAGGAGGTGTTTCGCCTGTCGTTCCTTCCTGGCAAGGACCAGCCTATGCAGTTGATACGGAAGACCGGCAAGGTGCTGCTGCCGTTCCGTGATCTCACGCCTTCACAACAGCAACCGGAAGCACTGGAAGAACTGTCGCAGGAAATTTTCAGCAAGCCTTTCGATCTGGTTGGCGGGCCGCTCTATCGTGCTGAGGTGCTCCGGCGTGCCGCCGATGACCATGTGCTGGTGGTCGCGATTCATCACGCCATTGCCGACGGCTGGACTTTGGGCGTGTTCGTCCAGGATCTGTTCGCCGCGTACGTGCAGGGACTTAGAGGGCTGCATGACGCACTGCCACCTGTGCCCCTCTCCTACTCGGACTGGGGCGCGACCGAGCGCGCCTATTGGCAGCCTGCGGAATTGGAGCCGCGTGCCACCTTCTGGAAATCCCGTCTGGCTGCAACCAAGCCGCTCTGGAGTCCGCCCACCGGGCCACAAGTGGCATCGGGCGAGCGGAGACGATGGGTTGCGCACATTCCAGCTGATGTCGGTCGCGCGGTGCGGGAACTGGCCCGACGCAATGGCGCGACACTCTTCAGCACGCTTCTGGCCGCGTTTCAAATCACCCTGTCCAAGTGGACGGGCTCCGATGACATCCTCGTTGGCACACCGGTGGCGAACCGAAACAAACAGGCGGTGCGTGAAACGATGGGCTATTGCGCCGGCATCGTGCCGCTGCGCGGTCAGATTGACCGGACGCGCTCGTTCTCTGAGCGTCTTCAGGAGGTGCAGCAGGCAACGGTGGAATCCTTCGCCAATGCCATGCCCTTTGCCGAGCTCGTGCGGGCGCTTGGTATTGCTACATCACCGGGACATAATCCTGTTTTCCAGGTGCGGTTCGCCCTGCAAAACCATCCTGTGCCGGATATTTCGGTCAATGGCGTGTCGCTTCAGTTGCGCATGCGCTCGACGGGCACATGCCGTTTCGATCTGGCATGCGAAATCACCGAAGAGGGCGATTCACTGGAGATGGTATGGCTGTTCCGGCGTGATCTGTTTCCTCTCGACGATATTCAGAACCTGAACCGCCTGTATCTGGCCGTGCTGACAGGCGTTTGCCGCTCGCCCGAAATCTTGACCGCCGCCCTCATGACCACTTTGTGA